The Anopheles coluzzii chromosome 2, AcolN3, whole genome shotgun sequence genome window below encodes:
- the LOC120950136 gene encoding zwei Ig domain protein zig-8-like isoform X4, producing the protein MTLSGSKMTGNNMASFSTTFLLLIWSTAELAGGSRKFRTEFLQEWPTPGTGPYFDTTVPSNITGLVGKTVLLNCKVKNLGNRTVSWVRHRDIHLLTVGRYTYTSDQRFEAMHSPHTEEWTLRIRYAQRKDSGIYECQISTTPPIGHFVYLTIVEPVTEINGGPDLFINKGSTINLTCIVKYAPEPPPAVVWKHNRDDINFDSPRGGISLVTEKGILTTSRLLVQKAIASDSGLYTCEPSNANPASVRVHILNGEHPAAMHHGISTILSGPSLVAFVLSTILLFYHHSIRWKDFRLT; encoded by the exons CTGAACTTGCCGGTGGATCCCGAAAATTTCGCACCGAATTCCTCCAGGAGTGGCCAACGCCAGGAACTGGGCCTTATTTTGATACCACCGTTCCAAGCAACATCACCGGTTTGGTCGGCAAGACGGTCCTGCTAAACTGCAAGGTGAAAAACCTCGGCAATCGAACG GTTTCGTGGGTTCGACATCGGGATATTCACCTCTTAACTGTCGGACGCTACACCTACACCTCCGACCAACGCTTCGAAGCGATGCATTCACCCCACACGGAAGAGTGGACACTCAGGATTCGGTACGCCCAGCGCAAAGACTCTGGCATTTACGAGTGTCAAATATCGACCACGCCACCTATAGGACACTTTGTCTATCTCACGATAGTGG AACCAGTGACAGAGATTAACGGAGGACCTGATTTATTTATCAATAAAGGCTCGACCATAAATCTCACCTGCATCGTGAAGTACGCCCCCGAGCCGCCACCGGCCGTCGTGTGGAAGCACAATCGTGAT GACATTAATTTCGACTCACCCAGGGGAGGCATTTCGCTCGTCACCGAGAAGGGCATCCTGACGACTAGCCGGCTGTTGGTGCAGAAGGCCATCGCGAGCGACTCCGGTCTGTACACCTGCGAGCCCTCGAACGCCAATCCGGCCTCCGTGCGGGTGCACATCCTGAACG GAGAACACCCCGCGGCAATGCATCATGGCATCTCCACCATCCTCTCCGGACCTAGCTTGGTCGCATTCGTCCTCTCGACCATTTTACTGTTCTACCATCACAGTATTCGATGGAAGGACTTTCGGCTAACGTAG
- the LOC120952418 gene encoding toll-like receptor 7, which produces MRTMAGTRFVILTHCVASLFLLTVANGAIIRLNCDTVDDKCLLKNVFASEDDRFKEIRNERYQSIIEFFDCHIHTLPPIPYINKVKANAINLVRIEENTFSTIHRLDVSYNRLREISTKAFEYPEELLELNLNGNPTLKDFAFLSKLTGLRSLDMADMKLELELLDINTFAGMSELSTLNMSDNRITSIPVGMFSPLVGLTDLDLSRNSITKIASGTFAIATTHSYLRDGIYHQALNFDLSSNNVSIIENNAFLHASKVNLRNNKLIGIGQYAFDNQTALEHLDLSGNDQLKNFDFLHNLRALHYLDMSHMNFSFDGVPRNIFDDLDSLTTLDLSNNRILEIPIGIFAELQSLNFINLRHNSISHIEFGTFSMRKYDLIDEIDLSYNNIKELNFLVFVPLKYLKTLLLHGNKISYVNAKQLTRNKSLYNFGIQNSNVRCYDLIDLLGSLKLVLEPNEFISHLPNVDGIRCQP; this is translated from the coding sequence ATGCGCACGATGGCTGGGACGCGGTTCGTTATACTAACTCATTGCGttgcttctttgtttttgttaactGTAGCAAATGGAGCTATAATACGTCTCAATTGTGATACGGTTGATGACAAGTGTTTGTTAAAGAATGTCTTCGCGTCCGAGGATGATCGCTTCAAAGAAATTCGCAACGAGAGATACCAGAGCATCATCGAGTTCTTCGACTGTCACATCCACACTTTACCACCAATACCCTATATTAACAAAGTGAAAGCAAATGCGATCAATCTTGTTCGAATCGAGGAAAACACCTTCAGCACCATACATCGTTTGGACGTTTCCTACAATAGACTGCGTGAAATTTCAACAAAAGCTTTTGAATATCCAGAAGAACTTTTAGAGTTGAATCTAAATGGCAATCCAACACTCAAAGATTTTGCTTTTCTATCAAAGCTTACTGGTCTGAGAAGTCTTGATATGGCTGACATGAAGCTGGAGCTGGAACTCTTGGATATCAACACATTTGCTGGCATGTCGGAGCTATCTACACTTAATATGAGCGATAATAGAATTACCTCGATACCGGTAGGAATGTTTTCTCCTCTCGTCGGATTAACTGATTTAGATCTAAGCAGAAACTCTATCACAAAAATTGCATCCGGAACGTTTGCAATCGCTACAACGCACAGCTACCTACGTGATGGAATATACCACCAAGCGCTTAATTTTGATCTGTCATCAAACAACGTAAGCATCATCGAGAACAACGCCTTTTTGCACGCCTCTAAGGTCAACCTGCGAAACAATAAGCTAATCGGTATCGGCCAGTACGCATTCGACAATCAAACAGCCCTAGAGCATTTGGATCTTTCCGGTAACGATCAGCTGAAAAACTTTGACTTCCTACACAACCTTCGTGCCCTGCACTATCTCGATATGTCGCACATGAATTTCTCCTTCGACGGTGTTCCACGTAATATCTTCGATGATCTCGATTCACTGACAACGCTCGATCTGTCAAACAATCGAATACTCGAAATTCCAATCGGAATCTTTGCCGAGCTACAATCGCTTAACTTTATCAACCTGCGACACAATAGCATCTCGCACATCGAGTTCGGTACATTCTCTATGCGCAAATATGATCTAATAGACGAGATTGATCTCTCATACAACAATATCAAAGAGTTAAACTTCCTAGTCTTCGTGCCGCTCAAGTACCTCAAGACGCTGCTTTTAcatggaaataaaatatcgTATGTTAATGCCAAGCAGCTGACTCGCAACAAAAGTCTCTATAATTTTGGCATTCAAAATAGCAATGTGCGCTGTTACGACCTAATAGACCTGCTCGGATCGCTAAAACTTGTACTTGAACcaaatgaatttatttcacACCTACCAAATGTAGACGGAATTAGATGCCAACCATAA